A window of the Haloarcula litorea genome harbors these coding sequences:
- a CDS encoding 4Fe-4S dicluster domain-containing protein, which produces MAIDPEFEENREVAEQHDGHDVWGPVDEPEQLGIHGTHVAVDFDICIADGACLEDCPVDVFEWVDTPDHPESEIKADPAHEDQCIDCMLCVDVCPVDAIDVDPGRAGRV; this is translated from the coding sequence ATGGCCATAGATCCCGAGTTCGAGGAGAACCGCGAGGTCGCCGAACAGCACGACGGCCACGACGTGTGGGGTCCCGTCGACGAGCCCGAGCAGCTCGGCATCCACGGGACACACGTCGCCGTCGACTTCGACATCTGCATCGCCGACGGCGCGTGTCTGGAGGACTGCCCCGTCGACGTCTTCGAGTGGGTCGACACGCCCGACCACCCGGAGAGCGAGATCAAGGCGGACCCCGCCCACGAGGACCAGTGTATCGACTGTATGCTCTGTGTCGACGTCTGTCCGGTCGACGCCATCGACGTCGACCCCGGCCGCGCCGGCCGCGTCTGA
- a CDS encoding alpha/beta hydrolase, translating to MTASDATTVTVQQDVPFREVDGETLRLDVYEGEGTGGPKPVAVLVRGGAFTVGDKGEFARHAIDLASDGYLVVEPQYRLAPEHTFPAALVDVKAAVEWCRTEADRFGADPARVVAVGHSAGANLVTLAAATADDPAFEPEAFPGASCALDAVVGISGVYDFRAIGIEDPDHDLADYFGDDPETVPEAYDLASPVEQADAGMPPTLLLHGEDDDVVPPSQSELLADALGPLTEVRYEPMPGGHTLPFDGAFYDDVYARIAGFLDRHLGGGPGHIDAPAETPPDPLDDGRDAERRDGPTRRDR from the coding sequence GTGACAGCCAGCGACGCGACGACGGTGACGGTCCAGCAGGACGTGCCGTTCCGCGAGGTCGACGGCGAGACGCTCCGCCTGGACGTGTACGAAGGCGAGGGGACCGGAGGGCCGAAACCGGTCGCCGTCCTCGTCCGCGGCGGCGCGTTCACGGTCGGCGACAAGGGCGAGTTCGCTCGCCACGCCATCGACCTCGCGAGCGACGGCTACCTCGTCGTCGAACCGCAGTACCGACTCGCGCCCGAGCACACGTTCCCGGCGGCGCTGGTCGACGTGAAGGCCGCCGTCGAGTGGTGCCGGACGGAGGCCGACCGGTTCGGGGCGGACCCGGCCCGCGTGGTCGCGGTCGGACACTCGGCGGGGGCGAACCTCGTGACGCTGGCCGCCGCGACCGCCGACGACCCCGCCTTCGAGCCCGAGGCGTTCCCGGGCGCGTCCTGTGCGCTCGACGCCGTCGTCGGCATCTCCGGCGTCTACGACTTCCGGGCCATCGGGATCGAGGACCCGGACCACGACCTGGCGGACTACTTCGGCGACGACCCCGAGACGGTCCCGGAGGCGTACGACCTCGCCTCGCCGGTCGAGCAGGCCGACGCGGGGATGCCGCCGACGCTGCTGCTCCACGGCGAGGACGACGACGTGGTGCCGCCGAGCCAGTCGGAGCTGCTGGCCGACGCGCTCGGCCCGCTGACCGAGGTGCGCTACGAGCCGATGCCGGGCGGGCACACGCTCCCGTTCGACGGCGCGTTCTACGACGACGTGTACGCCCGGATCGCCGGCTTCCTCGACCGCCACCTCGGCGGGGGTCCGGGGCACATCGACGCGCCGGCAGAGACGCCCCCGGACCCGCTGGACGATGGGCGGGACGCCGAGCGACGCGACGGCCCGACCCGCCGCGACCGCTGA